In Candidatus Omnitrophota bacterium, a single genomic region encodes these proteins:
- the glgA gene encoding glycogen synthase GlgA: MKKKLSVAFLWHMHQPLYKDFVTGKYHLPWVRLHSTYSYLDMASILEDFPGVKVTFNLTPSLIWQLRDLSGDGEVDDLYLKLTEKDAASLTEDDKYFLLRNFFSCDLDKAIFPLKRYKELFYKRGSVLKEEQLRGKTREFTADQMRDLQVLFNLAWCGFTLKDKDPLVRELFHKGAGYTEKDKAELLKRQKEVVRSIIPLYKRLQDEGRIEISTTPYYHPILPLLCRCSSGQGYDFQDDAKVHVRRAIELYREVFGRKPAGMWPAEGSVSQEIIPILEEEGVGWIATDEGILLESFKGEDLLREELIYKAYTAREDGRSIDILFRDINISNAISFRYANMPTKKACADMIRDINCIYKNVSRQEGEHVVSVILDGENPWPYFPDGGKDFLSQIYKRLSSCKSLEMVTMDGYLETHKERREIPELYSGSWINRDFSKWIGSPQKNKAWDYLEKARRELFAEKDPPKEALEELYISEGSDWFWWYDDFGSELNFVFDELFRMHLANIYRLMKRNIPHHLEEPIHAGPAAQKLERSGTPLTMGKFPRVLLVSSEVVPFAKTGGLADVAGSLPKALNSLGCDVRVVMPLYKCVWEGAFDLSKEPVHSRHGWRHKFQIYSTRSEGMTTYFVKDDRLFGREGLYGTQSGDYQDNAVRFGFFSKAVLDTIKGLDFKPDIIHCNDWQTALIPFYMKFKFTDDDYFNGIRTLFTIHNMAYQGVFPRRTMKSLGIPEGFFNMNDLEFYGKINFMKSGILYSDAVSTVSHKYAEEIMTSEYGCGLDGLLRTKKDVLYGIPNGVDYSVWSPKKDKYIKVNYDMETLDKKAECKKDLIDHAGLKLSQKAPLIGCVTRFAEQKGVDLLADIAQKIVGLGAGLVVLGKGEKRYNRLFRDLAKKHPENIYVCTDFNDELAHKIEAGCDIFVMPSRYEPCGLNQMYSIKYGTIPVVRNTGGLDDVIVDFDENRQESNGFKFGPATSKAFWGALKRAVEVYNNEDSAWKKLVERAMKCDFSWRRSAEQYLRLYRKIIG, from the coding sequence ATGAAAAAGAAGCTTTCTGTAGCTTTCCTCTGGCACATGCACCAGCCCCTTTACAAGGACTTTGTAACGGGCAAATATCACCTTCCCTGGGTAAGGCTTCATTCGACTTATTCATACCTGGACATGGCCTCAATACTGGAGGACTTTCCGGGGGTCAAGGTGACCTTCAATCTCACGCCTTCGCTTATATGGCAGCTTCGTGACCTTTCGGGTGATGGAGAGGTGGATGATCTCTACCTGAAACTTACCGAGAAGGATGCCGCAAGCCTTACAGAGGATGATAAGTACTTCCTGCTGAGGAATTTCTTCTCCTGCGATCTCGACAAGGCGATTTTCCCCTTGAAGAGATATAAGGAACTTTTCTACAAGAGGGGAAGTGTTCTCAAGGAAGAGCAACTCAGGGGAAAGACCCGGGAATTTACCGCCGACCAGATGCGGGACCTGCAGGTGCTTTTCAACCTCGCCTGGTGCGGGTTCACTCTTAAGGACAAGGATCCTCTTGTGCGTGAACTCTTCCATAAGGGTGCAGGCTATACGGAAAAGGATAAAGCTGAGCTGCTCAAGCGCCAGAAGGAAGTCGTTCGCTCCATTATACCTTTGTACAAGAGATTGCAGGATGAGGGCAGGATCGAGATATCGACCACTCCCTACTATCATCCCATATTGCCGCTTTTATGCCGGTGTTCTTCGGGACAGGGCTATGATTTCCAGGATGATGCGAAGGTGCACGTCCGCAGAGCCATCGAACTCTACCGGGAGGTTTTTGGCAGAAAACCCGCGGGCATGTGGCCCGCAGAGGGCAGTGTCAGCCAGGAGATCATTCCCATTCTGGAAGAGGAGGGCGTGGGATGGATCGCCACCGACGAAGGCATACTTCTTGAGTCTTTCAAGGGAGAAGATCTTCTCAGGGAGGAACTTATTTACAAGGCTTATACCGCCAGGGAAGACGGCAGGTCGATCGATATCCTTTTCCGGGACATCAATATTTCCAACGCTATAAGCTTCCGTTATGCCAATATGCCCACGAAAAAAGCGTGCGCGGACATGATCAGAGACATAAACTGTATCTACAAGAACGTATCCCGGCAGGAGGGAGAACATGTGGTCTCTGTTATTCTGGACGGGGAAAACCCGTGGCCTTATTTCCCGGACGGGGGGAAGGATTTCCTTTCCCAGATCTATAAAAGGCTCTCATCATGCAAAAGTCTTGAGATGGTGACCATGGATGGGTATCTCGAAACCCACAAGGAAAGGCGCGAGATACCGGAACTTTACAGCGGGTCATGGATAAACCGTGATTTCAGCAAATGGATAGGTTCCCCACAGAAGAACAAGGCGTGGGATTACCTTGAAAAGGCAAGAAGAGAGCTCTTCGCGGAGAAGGATCCCCCGAAGGAAGCGCTGGAAGAACTTTACATCTCGGAAGGAAGTGACTGGTTCTGGTGGTATGACGACTTCGGGAGTGAACTGAACTTCGTTTTCGATGAACTTTTCAGGATGCACTTGGCGAACATCTACCGCCTCATGAAAAGGAACATTCCCCACCATCTGGAAGAGCCCATACATGCCGGCCCTGCTGCCCAGAAACTGGAAAGATCGGGAACGCCTCTTACCATGGGTAAGTTCCCTCGGGTTCTTTTGGTCTCTTCAGAGGTCGTGCCTTTCGCCAAGACCGGAGGTCTCGCGGATGTCGCGGGAAGCCTGCCCAAAGCCCTGAACTCGCTCGGGTGTGATGTACGGGTGGTCATGCCCCTGTATAAATGCGTCTGGGAGGGCGCGTTCGATCTGAGCAAGGAACCCGTACATTCCAGGCACGGATGGAGGCACAAGTTCCAGATATATTCGACACGTTCAGAGGGGATGACAACGTATTTTGTCAAGGACGACAGGCTCTTTGGCAGGGAGGGGCTCTACGGAACCCAAAGCGGTGACTACCAGGATAACGCGGTCCGTTTCGGTTTCTTCTCGAAAGCGGTCCTTGATACCATAAAGGGGCTGGATTTCAAGCCTGACATAATACACTGTAACGACTGGCAGACGGCGCTTATACCTTTTTACATGAAATTCAAGTTCACGGATGACGATTATTTTAACGGGATAAGGACGCTTTTTACCATACACAACATGGCTTATCAGGGGGTTTTCCCCAGAAGGACCATGAAGTCTCTCGGGATACCCGAGGGATTCTTCAATATGAATGACCTTGAGTTCTACGGCAAGATCAACTTCATGAAGTCCGGTATCCTCTATTCAGACGCGGTGAGCACGGTCAGCCATAAATACGCCGAAGAGATAATGACCAGTGAATACGGCTGCGGCCTGGACGGACTGCTCCGCACGAAGAAAGACGTGCTATACGGCATCCCCAACGGGGTGGATTACTCGGTATGGAGCCCCAAGAAGGACAAATATATCAAGGTCAATTATGACATGGAGACTTTGGACAAGAAGGCGGAATGCAAGAAGGACCTGATCGATCACGCCGGCCTTAAGCTGTCACAAAAAGCGCCCCTGATAGGCTGCGTTACACGCTTCGCCGAACAGAAGGGCGTGGATCTATTGGCGGATATCGCCCAGAAGATCGTCGGTCTCGGCGCGGGACTGGTCGTGCTTGGAAAGGGGGAGAAAAGATACAACAGGCTTTTCCGGGACCTTGCCAAAAAACACCCCGAAAATATATACGTCTGCACTGATTTCAACGATGAGCTCGCCCATAAAATAGAAGCCGGTTGCGATATTTTCGTGATGCCCTCAAGATACGAACCCTGCGGCCTTAACCAGATGTACAGCATCAAATACGGTACGATCCCAGTTGTCCGTAATACCGGAGGGCTGGATGATGTTATAGTCGATTTCGACGAGAACAGACAGGAGAGTAACGGGTTCAAGTTCGGACCGGCCACCAGTAAGGCTTTCTGGGGCGCGTTGAAAAGAGCGGTGGAGGTGTATAACAACGAGGATTCCGCCTGGAAGAAGCTCGTCGAGAGGGCGATGAAGTGTGACTTTTCCTGGAGACGTTCGGCTGAACAATATCTCAGGCTTTACAGGAAGATAATCGGATAA
- a CDS encoding DUF1926 domain-containing protein, protein MKTDLAMALHFHQPVGNFDHVIERAFDKCYIPFLETLKKYPDIKMTFHFTGCLFEWAEKNRPEIIRMAAEMTSRGQVEIMAGGFYEPILPSIPRRDRVEQISMLQEYVRKNFSYDPKGAWVAERVWEPGLASALHDAGVKYVILDDTHFFYSGVPKERTYGYYVTEDQGKTVAVFPSDKVLRYYIPFKMPEESVNYMRGVLESNPEAVFIYGDDGEKFGEWPGTHKWVFEEKWLEKFFDKLQECKDWINTITLSECMESRKPLGRVYLPTGSYEEMLEWALPADNQQWLEDVMNDIKYSGKEDFYKPFIRGGFWRNFFSKYPESNHMNKKMLYVSEKLDNLIGGGNVRGSDIEEAKKDLLRGQCNCAYWHGVFGGLYLFHLRTAIYHHLIKSEVAMDGIRYGRKTFCEATSRDLDADGLEEVVLENRDISLYLDPAEGGIIKEIDSKKVCQNLMNTLSRRKEAYHRKILEKIARHSQESDDQEVQTIHDGIQAASPELKEHLSYDWYDRYGLIDHFLDGETSIEDFSRCSYHEAGDFVRGLYEHRIDRSKKGVTVTMKREGRVDSSRVLVTKVLVMPAKGAHFSVDYTIENREDRPLELVFAPEMNITMPDANSERYLLVTDGQITPYNLDGMLQKEQAREIEIRDKEKALSVKIGFSGEQRLWCFPVKTVSQSEKAYELNYQSSAIVAVKGLRLGPGQKKSFTVKMELV, encoded by the coding sequence ATGAAAACAGATCTGGCTATGGCACTGCATTTTCACCAGCCCGTTGGCAATTTCGACCATGTCATAGAAAGGGCTTTTGATAAATGCTATATTCCTTTCCTCGAGACGCTCAAGAAATATCCGGATATAAAGATGACTTTTCATTTCACCGGATGTCTTTTCGAATGGGCCGAGAAGAACCGTCCCGAAATAATACGGATGGCTGCCGAAATGACCTCTAGAGGCCAGGTGGAGATCATGGCCGGCGGGTTTTACGAGCCGATCCTTCCTTCGATACCACGCAGGGACCGGGTTGAACAGATCTCCATGCTGCAGGAATACGTCAGGAAGAACTTCTCTTACGATCCGAAGGGCGCGTGGGTCGCCGAAAGGGTTTGGGAACCCGGGCTGGCCTCGGCATTACACGATGCCGGCGTGAAGTACGTCATTCTCGATGACACGCACTTTTTTTATTCCGGAGTACCCAAAGAGAGGACATACGGTTATTACGTAACGGAGGACCAGGGTAAGACGGTCGCGGTCTTTCCCTCGGACAAGGTGCTTAGGTACTATATCCCCTTCAAGATGCCGGAGGAATCGGTCAATTACATGCGGGGGGTGCTTGAAAGCAACCCGGAGGCGGTTTTCATCTACGGCGATGACGGCGAAAAGTTTGGGGAATGGCCGGGAACGCACAAGTGGGTCTTTGAAGAGAAATGGCTTGAAAAATTCTTCGACAAACTCCAGGAATGCAAGGACTGGATAAATACCATAACCCTTTCCGAATGCATGGAAAGCAGAAAGCCCCTGGGCAGGGTATATCTTCCCACCGGTTCTTATGAGGAGATGCTCGAATGGGCTCTGCCTGCGGATAATCAGCAGTGGCTCGAAGACGTGATGAACGATATCAAGTATTCCGGCAAGGAGGATTTTTACAAACCTTTCATAAGGGGCGGGTTCTGGAGGAACTTTTTCAGCAAATACCCGGAATCCAACCATATGAACAAGAAGATGCTTTACGTGAGCGAAAAACTCGACAACCTGATCGGCGGCGGCAACGTCCGGGGAAGCGACATTGAGGAGGCGAAAAAGGACCTTTTAAGAGGACAATGCAACTGCGCTTACTGGCACGGGGTTTTCGGAGGGCTCTACCTGTTCCATCTGAGAACGGCGATCTATCATCACCTGATAAAAAGCGAAGTCGCGATGGACGGGATACGTTACGGGCGAAAAACCTTCTGTGAAGCCACCAGCAGGGATCTAGACGCCGACGGCCTGGAAGAGGTCGTGCTGGAGAACAGGGATATATCGCTTTACCTGGATCCCGCTGAAGGCGGGATAATAAAGGAGATAGATTCGAAGAAGGTTTGCCAGAACCTGATGAACACCCTCTCCCGCAGAAAAGAGGCCTATCACAGGAAAATACTCGAGAAGATCGCCCGGCATTCACAAGAATCAGACGATCAGGAGGTGCAGACCATACATGATGGCATACAGGCCGCCTCTCCCGAGCTCAAGGAACACCTCAGCTACGACTGGTACGACAGGTACGGACTGATCGACCATTTTCTGGACGGCGAGACCAGCATTGAGGATTTCTCAAGATGCAGTTATCATGAGGCGGGCGACTTTGTCAGGGGTCTCTACGAGCACAGGATCGACCGAAGCAAGAAAGGCGTCACTGTCACGATGAAAAGGGAAGGCCGCGTGGACTCATCGCGCGTTCTCGTTACCAAGGTACTGGTGATGCCGGCTAAAGGCGCGCATTTCAGCGTTGATTACACGATAGAGAACAGGGAGGACCGCCCGCTTGAACTGGTATTCGCTCCGGAGATGAACATCACCATGCCAGATGCGAACTCGGAAAGATATCTTCTGGTGACCGACGGGCAGATCACTCCGTACAATCTGGACGGTATGCTGCAGAAAGAACAGGCCCGGGAGATCGAGATCCGTGACAAAGAAAAAGCCCTTTCGGTAAAGATAGGTTTTTCCGGCGAACAGCGCCTGTGGTGTTTTCCCGTGAAGACTGTTTCCCAGTCGGAGAAGGCGTATGAACTCAATTACCAGAGTTCTGCCATTGTGGCGGTCAAGGGACTCCGGCTCGGGCCCGGGCAGAAGAAGAGTTTCACGGTGAAGATGGAATTGGTATAA
- a CDS encoding DUF4912 domain-containing protein: MENTYSSSDSSFRKQDAGQGSGDVVFMTEKEFSLPHGYGDNKIVLMVRDPWTFYAYWETRKDVEERVRQQISAKGLGVSKSLLRVYDVTGLDHSSTSNIAFDFGIDDRVKTWYVHCEPEKDWVAEIGLLCTNGEFYSIARSNVVRTPANRVSDILDEEWMCPDELYHKMFSTSREIGRSSQSIKELVERYLRKWLSSGGVSSGFFGSASFFIHRKR; the protein is encoded by the coding sequence ATGGAAAACACATATTCTTCCTCGGATTCTTCCTTCAGAAAGCAGGACGCTGGGCAGGGCTCAGGCGATGTAGTTTTCATGACGGAAAAAGAATTCTCTCTACCGCACGGTTACGGTGACAACAAGATAGTTCTGATGGTCAGAGATCCATGGACCTTTTACGCGTACTGGGAGACGCGCAAAGATGTGGAGGAGCGTGTAAGGCAGCAGATCTCCGCAAAAGGCCTTGGGGTTTCGAAAAGTCTTCTCAGGGTATATGACGTAACCGGCCTCGACCACAGCAGCACCTCAAATATAGCTTTTGATTTCGGGATAGACGATAGGGTCAAAACCTGGTACGTCCACTGCGAACCCGAAAAGGATTGGGTCGCAGAGATAGGCCTGTTGTGTACCAACGGTGAGTTTTACAGCATAGCAAGGTCCAATGTCGTCAGAACTCCCGCCAACAGGGTCTCGGACATACTCGACGAAGAATGGATGTGTCCGGACGAGCTGTATCATAAGATGTTCTCCACCTCGCGGGAGATCGGCAGAAGTTCTCAGAGCATAAAAGAATTGGTAGAGCGTTACCTCAGGAAATGGCTGTCTTCAGGGGGCGTCTCTTCGGGTTTTTTCGGCAGCGCTAGTTTTTTCATTCACAGGAAGAGATGA
- a CDS encoding DUF1957 domain-containing protein — protein MAKGYLALVLHAHLPFIRHPEHESFLEENWLFEAITDTYIPLINVFERLVDDGVDFRITVSLSPTLICMLRDDLLVSRYLRHLDKMIRLAEMEVERTKNEPDINKLAVMYSDRFKNARHVFSERYGNDLTAAFKKFQDLGKVEVITCCATHGYLPLMDLYKPAVKAQVKTAVDVYRSVFGKVPEGIWLPECAYQPGHDEVLSEFGIKYFFVETHGVIFSAPRPKYGIHSPYLCKSGVAVFGRDMESSKAVWSSKEGYPGDYSYREYYRDIGFDLDYDYIRPFINSCGSRINVGIKYHRITGESDHKEVYDRQRAMEAAASHAGNFMFNREKQIEHLSGIMDRAPIIVSPYDAELFGHWWFEGPEWLEYLLRKMHYDQDIIKTITPSEYLELYDRYQVISPSMSSWGYKGYSEVWLDGCNDWIYRHLHKAAELMIQAAKDYSDPSDIERRVLNQMARELLLAQSSDWAFIMKTGTFVDYAKKRTIEHVGRFLALHGQLRDNNVDMGLLEDAESKNNVFSDIDYGVYAR, from the coding sequence ATGGCAAAAGGATACCTCGCACTCGTATTGCACGCGCACTTACCCTTTATCAGGCACCCCGAACACGAAAGTTTTCTCGAAGAGAACTGGCTGTTCGAGGCGATCACCGATACCTACATACCTCTTATCAATGTCTTTGAGAGACTTGTTGACGACGGCGTGGATTTTCGCATAACAGTTTCTCTGAGCCCCACGCTTATCTGCATGCTAAGGGACGATCTATTGGTCTCAAGGTACCTCAGGCATCTCGATAAGATGATAAGACTGGCGGAGATGGAGGTCGAAAGGACGAAGAACGAGCCCGATATAAACAAACTGGCGGTAATGTACTCCGACCGCTTTAAGAACGCACGGCATGTTTTCAGCGAACGGTACGGTAATGATCTCACCGCCGCGTTCAAGAAGTTCCAGGACCTGGGGAAGGTCGAGGTGATCACATGTTGCGCTACGCACGGGTACCTTCCTCTGATGGACCTTTATAAGCCGGCCGTTAAAGCACAGGTCAAGACGGCGGTCGATGTGTACAGAAGCGTTTTTGGCAAGGTTCCCGAAGGCATATGGCTTCCCGAATGCGCCTACCAGCCCGGCCATGATGAAGTGCTCAGTGAATTCGGCATAAAGTATTTTTTCGTTGAGACACACGGGGTGATATTCTCCGCTCCCAGACCAAAGTACGGCATACACAGCCCTTACCTGTGCAAGTCGGGTGTTGCCGTTTTCGGAAGGGACATGGAAAGTTCCAAGGCCGTCTGGAGTTCCAAGGAAGGATACCCAGGTGATTATAGTTATCGGGAGTATTACAGGGATATCGGGTTCGATCTGGATTACGACTACATAAGACCTTTTATCAACAGTTGCGGTTCAAGGATCAATGTTGGCATCAAGTACCACAGGATAACCGGTGAATCCGACCATAAAGAGGTCTACGACAGGCAGCGGGCCATGGAAGCCGCCGCTTCGCACGCCGGTAACTTCATGTTCAACAGGGAAAAACAGATCGAGCACCTTTCGGGCATAATGGACAGGGCTCCCATAATTGTTTCCCCGTATGACGCGGAACTTTTCGGGCACTGGTGGTTCGAAGGCCCTGAATGGCTTGAATATCTTCTGCGCAAGATGCATTATGACCAGGATATCATCAAGACCATAACGCCATCGGAATATTTGGAGCTTTACGACAGATACCAGGTAATCTCTCCTTCGATGTCCAGCTGGGGATACAAGGGCTACAGCGAAGTCTGGCTTGACGGGTGCAATGACTGGATCTACAGGCATCTTCACAAGGCTGCCGAATTGATGATACAAGCCGCTAAAGATTACAGTGATCCTTCCGATATTGAAAGAAGGGTGCTTAACCAGATGGCCAGGGAACTGCTCCTGGCGCAGTCCAGCGACTGGGCGTTCATCATGAAGACCGGTACTTTCGTGGATTACGCCAAGAAAAGGACAATAGAGCATGTAGGCAGGTTCCTCGCGTTACACGGACAGTTAAGGGATAATAATGTGGATATGGGCCTGCTTGAGGATGCTGAGAGCAAAAATAACGTGTTCAGCGATATAGACTACGGCGTTTACGCCAGATAA
- a CDS encoding DUF2934 domain-containing protein, translating into MIKKLAKKLANKNSAGKKSRTAKKTTSRSKTQTGKSKKRTTRKKTFGQQDLNVMIAEVAYSLYEQRGYAHGNDQADWYEAEKLVLNSRKA; encoded by the coding sequence ATGATAAAGAAGCTGGCCAAGAAACTGGCGAATAAGAACTCCGCGGGGAAAAAATCCCGGACGGCAAAGAAAACAACATCCAGGTCCAAGACGCAGACCGGGAAGAGCAAAAAGAGAACAACGAGGAAGAAGACCTTCGGTCAGCAGGACCTGAACGTCATGATCGCTGAGGTTGCATACAGCCTCTACGAACAGCGCGGTTACGCTCACGGGAATGACCAGGCTGACTGGTACGAAGCGGAGAAGCTCGTTCTTAACAGCCGGAAGGCTTGA
- a CDS encoding glucose-1-phosphate adenylyltransferase, translating to MTIGAKEVLCVILGGGRGSRLYPLTKERCKPAAPLFGKYRLIDIPVSNCLNSGYNRIYVLTQFLSESLNKHISRTYKMDPFSRGFIEVIAAEQSMEDTNWFQGTADAVRRSLKHFNDPAIKYIFVLSGDQLYKMDLRDMFHYHADKNAEVTVACNPVPSEEVSSFGIMGVDGDGRINRFVEKPKEHTKIKEMAISSGDTDKFQGSMGIYLFNKSTLIELLQNEKQVDFGGEVIPEAIKTRSTYAFLFDGYWRDIGTIKSFYEENLSLTESIPPLDMFEERWLIFTRPRYLSPAKFQDSCVEKSIVAEGAIILSAKISHSIIGLRFRVNSGSAIEDTVAMGCDYYETVEEIEERASRGMPPLGVGKDCIIKKAILDKNVRIGDNVKIINSQDRDNYDGTNYFIRDGITIIPKGAVIPSGTVI from the coding sequence ATGACCATAGGAGCGAAAGAAGTATTATGTGTTATCTTGGGAGGCGGAAGGGGCAGCAGGCTTTATCCGCTTACCAAGGAAAGATGTAAACCGGCGGCACCTCTTTTCGGAAAATACCGCCTTATAGACATACCGGTAAGTAACTGCCTGAATTCAGGATATAACCGCATCTATGTGCTGACGCAGTTCTTGTCAGAATCACTCAACAAGCACATAAGCCGCACATACAAGATGGATCCCTTCAGCCGCGGGTTCATAGAGGTAATAGCTGCCGAACAGTCTATGGAGGATACGAACTGGTTCCAGGGGACGGCCGACGCAGTCAGGCGTTCCCTTAAGCATTTTAACGATCCCGCCATAAAGTACATCTTCGTGCTCTCGGGCGACCAGCTTTATAAAATGGACCTCAGGGACATGTTCCATTACCATGCCGACAAGAACGCTGAGGTCACCGTTGCGTGTAATCCGGTGCCTTCCGAAGAGGTGTCGAGTTTCGGTATAATGGGAGTGGACGGGGACGGCCGCATAAACAGGTTCGTGGAGAAGCCCAAGGAGCATACCAAGATCAAGGAAATGGCGATAAGCTCCGGTGACACCGACAAGTTCCAGGGTTCGATGGGGATATACCTTTTCAATAAATCCACTCTTATTGAACTGCTCCAGAATGAAAAACAGGTGGATTTCGGAGGAGAGGTCATTCCCGAGGCCATAAAGACGCGTTCGACCTATGCGTTCCTTTTCGATGGCTACTGGAGGGACATAGGCACCATTAAATCCTTTTATGAGGAGAACCTTTCGCTGACCGAATCCATACCGCCTTTGGACATGTTTGAGGAGAGGTGGCTGATCTTCACCCGCCCCAGGTATCTTTCACCGGCGAAGTTCCAGGACAGTTGCGTAGAGAAAAGCATAGTCGCCGAAGGGGCGATAATTCTTTCGGCTAAGATCTCACACTCGATAATCGGCCTGAGGTTCAGGGTGAACAGCGGTTCGGCGATAGAGGACACCGTGGCGATGGGCTGCGATTATTACGAAACTGTCGAGGAAATAGAAGAAAGAGCTTCAAGAGGGATGCCCCCGCTGGGGGTCGGTAAGGATTGCATAATTAAAAAGGCGATCCTGGATAAGAATGTCAGGATAGGCGACAATGTCAAGATAATCAACAGCCAGGACCGGGATAATTACGACGGGACGAATTATTTTATCAGGGATGGTATAACCATAATCCCCAAAGGCGCGGTCATTCCTTCCGGTACAGTGATCTGA
- a CDS encoding SO_0444 family Cu/Zn efflux transporter, translated as MGFISGIIKESFFLLNRMSPYLLFGFLVAGILHMFINTETIGRHLGKSTFYSVVKASVFGVPLPLCSCGVLPAAVSLRKQGASKGAILSFLISTPTTGVDSILATYSLMGGFFTAFRVLASLCAGIFSGVLANLFLKEEGDFSGEEEEECRLCGVSGAHEHPLSHKIGGLFRYSFGELLGDAGLWIITGVIIGGAITYFLPEEFINTYLGTGWKAMFVMLLVGIPMYVCGTGSIPIAVALMLKGMNPGAAFVFLLAGPATNTVGMTIVSRQMGRKALYIYITSIVFSSMALGFLLDFLWRSYNREGLRRILEHQELIPGWAGVAASAVLLALIAAAVLRKNISGLNSGKGGTR; from the coding sequence ATGGGCTTCATCAGTGGCATAATAAAGGAATCGTTCTTTCTGTTGAACAGGATGAGTCCATATCTGCTGTTCGGTTTCTTGGTGGCCGGCATCCTCCACATGTTCATAAACACCGAGACCATAGGGCGGCATCTGGGCAAAAGCACTTTTTATTCTGTGGTCAAGGCCTCGGTCTTCGGTGTTCCCTTGCCGCTTTGCTCCTGCGGGGTTCTGCCGGCTGCCGTATCATTAAGAAAACAGGGTGCCAGTAAAGGCGCCATACTTTCTTTCCTTATTTCGACCCCGACCACGGGGGTTGATTCCATTCTCGCTACCTATTCTCTTATGGGTGGTTTTTTCACTGCGTTCAGGGTCCTGGCTTCGCTGTGCGCGGGTATTTTCTCGGGTGTTCTGGCTAATTTATTCCTAAAGGAGGAAGGGGATTTTTCTGGGGAGGAGGAAGAAGAATGCAGGTTATGCGGGGTGAGCGGGGCCCATGAACATCCTTTAAGCCATAAGATAGGCGGTCTTTTCCGTTATTCGTTCGGGGAGCTTCTGGGTGACGCGGGTCTATGGATAATAACGGGCGTTATCATAGGAGGCGCTATAACTTATTTTCTTCCGGAAGAATTCATAAACACGTATCTGGGGACCGGCTGGAAAGCCATGTTCGTTATGCTTCTTGTGGGCATACCCATGTATGTCTGCGGAACAGGTTCCATACCCATAGCCGTGGCCCTTATGCTTAAGGGAATGAATCCGGGAGCGGCTTTTGTTTTCCTGCTGGCCGGCCCGGCGACCAACACTGTGGGGATGACGATCGTTTCGAGGCAGATGGGCAGGAAGGCTCTTTATATCTATATAACTTCAATAGTCTTCAGCAGTATGGCCCTGGGTTTTTTGCTGGACTTTCTCTGGCGAAGCTATAACAGGGAAGGTTTGAGGCGGATCCTGGAGCATCAGGAACTCATTCCCGGATGGGCCGGTGTGGCGGCTTCGGCGGTGCTTTTGGCACTGATAGCGGCCGCTGTTTTACGAAAAAATATCTCGGGACTTAATTCAGGGAAGGGAGGAACACGGTAA
- a CDS encoding YkgJ family cysteine cluster protein gives MTLCTDCGAKCCKYFAMQIDAPKNKNDFENIRWYLAHRDVSVYIDKRRWYLEIKNECEHLTVDHRCAIYEKRPLICQEHDAYTCEKDFDDFGHEHVFHNIDEFDRYLKKRFGGKKRKTKPKTSRKKQKRTS, from the coding sequence ATGACGCTTTGCACGGATTGCGGCGCGAAGTGCTGCAAGTATTTCGCTATGCAGATAGACGCGCCTAAGAACAAGAACGATTTTGAGAACATAAGGTGGTATCTGGCGCACAGGGATGTTTCGGTATATATAGATAAAAGGAGGTGGTATCTGGAGATCAAGAACGAATGCGAACATCTTACGGTGGACCACCGCTGCGCGATCTACGAGAAAAGACCCCTTATATGCCAGGAACATGATGCTTACACCTGTGAAAAGGATTTCGATGATTTCGGGCACGAACATGTTTTTCACAACATAGATGAGTTTGACAGGTACCTTAAGAAAAGGTTCGGCGGGAAAAAACGGAAAACAAAACCTAAAACCTCCCGAAAAAAACAAAAGAGGACCTCATGA
- a CDS encoding response regulator — protein MSEEKKYKILIVEDEPDAAKVLHKRVTGAGFGAVIAYDAYAAIKSIREETPDLILLDLMLPAGGGLSILQNLNLFAASKPVPVIVITGIGDDAYRRKVMDMGADAYFEKPYEAEEVISKMKELLGI, from the coding sequence ATGAGCGAAGAGAAAAAATATAAGATCCTGATCGTTGAAGACGAACCTGATGCGGCGAAAGTCCTTCACAAACGCGTTACCGGCGCGGGATTCGGCGCAGTTATAGCCTACGATGCCTATGCGGCCATCAAATCCATACGTGAAGAGACCCCCGATCTTATTCTTCTTGATCTGATGCTTCCGGCGGGTGGCGGGCTTTCCATTCTGCAGAACCTCAATCTTTTCGCCGCGAGCAAGCCCGTACCCGTCATAGTGATAACGGGAATAGGCGATGACGCTTACAGGCGAAAGGTCATGGACATGGGGGCCGATGCCTATTTTGAGAAGCCGTATGAGGCTGAAGAGGTAATCTCTAAAATGAAGGAATTGCTAGGTATATAG